One stretch of Rhodoferax lithotrophicus DNA includes these proteins:
- a CDS encoding DUF932 domain-containing protein, whose amino-acid sequence MAHLVQQMAYVGQTPWHELGNKLPAKQPIEVWAQKAGMDWEIRETPVRYMTEQAGALGSIMSFEDQKVLYRSDTKAPLSVVSGRYQVVQPKSVLEFYRDLTEISGFELETAGVLKDGKKFWALAKTGKEATLKGNDVVKGYILLATSCDGTLATTATPTTIRVVCNNTLTVALNGASSAIKVPHSTNFDPQAVKKQLGIAVSSWDSFMYRMKTLSERKVKSHESMNYFLKVMCNSDSQLDPAQGLMNERALKKVQAMYEGQAHGAELTSASGTAWGLLNAVTEFVDHEKRARSQENRLDSAWFGQGAVLKQRALDYALQMAA is encoded by the coding sequence ATGGCACACCTTGTTCAACAAATGGCCTATGTCGGCCAAACCCCTTGGCACGAACTCGGCAACAAACTGCCTGCCAAACAACCCATTGAAGTCTGGGCTCAAAAAGCTGGAATGGACTGGGAAATCAGAGAGACCCCGGTTCGTTACATGACCGAACAGGCAGGCGCTCTGGGCTCTATCATGAGCTTTGAGGATCAAAAGGTGCTGTACCGCAGTGACACCAAGGCCCCACTTTCGGTGGTCTCGGGCCGTTATCAGGTGGTGCAGCCCAAATCTGTCCTGGAGTTCTACCGCGACCTGACGGAAATTTCAGGCTTCGAGCTGGAAACTGCTGGAGTCCTCAAAGACGGCAAGAAATTCTGGGCATTGGCCAAAACCGGCAAAGAAGCAACCCTCAAGGGCAATGATGTCGTCAAAGGTTACATCCTGCTGGCCACCAGTTGTGATGGCACATTGGCCACTACGGCTACACCTACCACCATCCGGGTTGTATGTAACAACACCTTGACCGTGGCCTTGAATGGAGCCAGCAGTGCTATCAAAGTACCGCACAGCACCAACTTTGATCCCCAAGCGGTGAAGAAACAACTCGGTATTGCAGTTTCCAGTTGGGATAGCTTCATGTACCGCATGAAAACCCTGTCGGAGCGCAAAGTCAAAAGCCATGAGTCCATGAACTACTTTTTGAAGGTCATGTGCAATTCAGACAGTCAACTCGATCCGGCGCAAGGCTTGATGAATGAGCGGGCCTTGAAGAAAGTCCAAGCCATGTACGAAGGCCAAGCTCATGGTGCTGAACTGACCTCAGCCTCTGGCACGGCCTGGGGCCTCTTGAATGCAGTCACCGAATTCGTTGATCACGAAAAACGTGCCCGCAGCCAAGAAAACCGCCTGGACAGCGCCTGGTTCGGTCAAGGCGCGGTATTGAAACAACGGGCACTGGACTATGCCCTGCAAATGGCAGCATGA
- a CDS encoding type II toxin-antitoxin system Phd/YefM family antitoxin: MQTINIHEAKTHLSRLIAQAQHGEPFVIAKSGKPLVIVRALPTVQDQAKKRLGFLKGTMQVPDDFDRMGSDAIATMFAGDKA, from the coding sequence ATGCAAACCATCAACATTCATGAAGCCAAAACCCATCTCTCGCGCCTGATTGCGCAGGCACAACATGGCGAGCCGTTTGTCATTGCCAAATCTGGCAAGCCTTTGGTGATAGTGCGCGCCCTACCTACGGTACAAGATCAGGCCAAGAAACGGCTTGGATTTTTGAAAGGCACGATGCAGGTTCCCGATGATTTCGATCGCATGGGCAGCGACGCGATTGCCACCATGTTTGCAGGGGACAAGGCTTGA
- a CDS encoding ribonuclease catalytic domain-containing protein → MHILFEETGKFLAGRALSETDASAQVELDSGKRVKVKAANILLKFDKPEPAQLMAAAQTVADGIELDMAWEFASEDEFGFADLARDYFSAQATLAEQAGMLFALYQSPHYFRRAGKGRFRKASAEILAQALAAIEKKKQILLQIEAWVKELSEGVCPQPIRDQLYKILFKPDKNAPEYKAVVEASRATHLGPLDLLIKAGAIDSPYQFHWRRFLLENFPKGTGFPKLEAPIITDELPLSAARAFSIDDSATTEIDDALSVQGLGSGTVVVGIHIAAPALAIAPGSAVDHVGRARLSTVYMPGYKLTMLPDEVVQNYTLQEGRDCPAVSLYVTLDEASLEIKASETRLERVHIGANLRHDQLDAIVTLDWLTDPTFRHEIDPQPLQHKREQLSFLYRLANDLKAKREVVRGKPENFNRPDYNFRLVGNDGAEPTGHEQVQISVRQRGAPLDLIVSEAMILANSTWGSWMAELGVPGIYRSQASMAPGVKVRMGTKAQPHAGIGVKSYAWSSSPLRRYVDLVNQWQIIACARHGKTAALAAPFKPKDAELFSIISSFDAAYSAYNGYQNAIERFWTLQYVQQNALTEIEATLFKDNLVRADHLPLVLPVMGAQNLPRGARVRVKLGDIDLVSLDIHGTVLERLDTEPENLDSEDEQDDDTVAGPIAIAVDISETNDDAPTTPEVAPTP, encoded by the coding sequence ATGCACATATTATTTGAAGAAACCGGCAAATTCCTGGCAGGCCGTGCGCTGTCAGAAACTGATGCCTCGGCCCAGGTTGAACTCGACAGCGGCAAACGCGTCAAGGTCAAGGCCGCCAACATCCTGCTCAAGTTTGACAAACCTGAACCCGCCCAACTGATGGCCGCAGCCCAGACCGTGGCAGACGGCATCGAGCTGGACATGGCCTGGGAATTTGCCTCGGAAGACGAATTTGGCTTCGCTGACTTGGCGCGTGACTATTTTTCGGCCCAAGCCACCCTGGCGGAACAGGCCGGCATGCTGTTTGCGCTGTACCAATCCCCGCACTACTTCCGCCGCGCCGGCAAAGGGCGCTTTCGCAAAGCCAGCGCCGAGATCCTGGCCCAGGCCCTGGCCGCCATCGAAAAAAAGAAACAGATCCTGCTGCAAATTGAAGCCTGGGTAAAAGAACTGAGCGAAGGTGTGTGCCCGCAACCGATTCGCGACCAGCTTTACAAAATTCTCTTCAAACCCGACAAAAATGCGCCCGAATACAAGGCGGTGGTCGAGGCCTCACGCGCTACGCACCTGGGGCCATTGGACTTGCTGATCAAGGCCGGGGCGATAGATTCACCTTACCAGTTCCACTGGCGACGCTTTTTGCTGGAAAACTTTCCCAAGGGCACGGGCTTTCCCAAGCTGGAGGCACCCATCATCACTGACGAGCTGCCGCTGTCTGCGGCCCGTGCGTTTTCGATTGACGACTCTGCCACCACCGAGATTGACGATGCCCTGTCCGTACAAGGCCTGGGCAGCGGTACGGTGGTCGTCGGGATTCACATCGCTGCCCCGGCCCTGGCCATTGCGCCTGGCAGCGCGGTAGACCATGTGGGCCGCGCCCGCCTGTCCACCGTCTACATGCCGGGCTACAAGCTGACCATGCTGCCCGATGAGGTGGTGCAAAACTACACCTTGCAAGAAGGGCGCGATTGCCCGGCGGTGTCACTCTACGTCACGCTGGATGAGGCCTCGCTGGAGATCAAGGCTTCTGAAACCAGGCTGGAGCGCGTGCACATCGGGGCCAATCTGCGCCATGACCAGCTCGATGCCATCGTCACACTGGACTGGTTGACCGACCCCACTTTTAGGCATGAAATTGACCCCCAGCCCTTGCAACACAAGCGTGAGCAACTCTCATTTTTATACCGTCTGGCGAATGACCTGAAAGCCAAGCGCGAAGTGGTGCGCGGCAAGCCGGAGAACTTCAACCGGCCTGATTACAACTTCCGGCTGGTGGGTAACGATGGCGCGGAGCCTACCGGCCATGAACAAGTCCAGATCAGCGTGCGCCAGCGCGGCGCACCGCTGGATTTGATCGTCTCGGAGGCCATGATCCTGGCCAACAGCACCTGGGGCAGTTGGATGGCCGAACTGGGTGTGCCCGGCATTTACCGCAGCCAGGCCAGCATGGCTCCCGGCGTGAAGGTACGCATGGGCACCAAAGCCCAGCCGCATGCTGGTATTGGCGTGAAAAGCTACGCCTGGAGCAGCTCGCCGCTGCGCCGTTATGTGGACCTGGTCAACCAATGGCAAATCATTGCCTGCGCCCGCCACGGCAAAACCGCCGCACTGGCCGCACCGTTCAAGCCCAAAGATGCCGAGCTGTTCTCCATCATCTCCAGCTTTGATGCCGCCTACAGCGCCTACAACGGTTACCAGAATGCCATCGAACGCTTCTGGACGCTCCAGTACGTGCAGCAAAACGCACTCACCGAGATCGAAGCCACGCTGTTCAAAGACAACCTGGTCCGCGCCGACCACCTGCCCCTGGTGCTGCCGGTGATGGGTGCACAAAACCTGCCGCGCGGCGCGCGGGTACGGGTCAAACTGGGTGACATTGACCTGGTGTCACTCGACATTCACGGCACAGTGCTGGAGCGGCTGGATACCGAGCCCGAAAACCTGGACAGTGAAGACGAGCAAGATGACGACACCGTGGCTGGCCCGATTGCCATTGCGGTGGATATCAGTGAAACCAACGATGACGCGCCCACCACCCCAGAGGTGGCCCCGACACCGTGA
- a CDS encoding type II toxin-antitoxin system RelE/ParE family toxin, with product MLRNEKSLEWIGSSHKDLMALPADVRRLFGFALSLAQAGDKHDAAKVLKGFGGAGVLEVVEDDAGGTYRAVYTVKFAEAVFVLHCFQKKSKRGIATPKEDMDIIHARLKIAEAFAKELRK from the coding sequence ATGCTCAGAAACGAAAAATCCCTTGAATGGATAGGTAGCAGCCATAAAGACTTGATGGCCTTGCCTGCGGACGTAAGGCGACTTTTTGGCTTCGCTTTGTCGTTGGCACAGGCTGGCGATAAGCACGACGCGGCCAAAGTGCTCAAGGGTTTTGGCGGTGCTGGTGTGCTTGAGGTGGTGGAAGACGATGCTGGCGGCACCTACCGTGCCGTATATACCGTCAAATTTGCCGAGGCAGTGTTTGTCCTTCACTGCTTCCAGAAGAAAAGCAAGCGCGGCATCGCCACGCCGAAAGAAGATATGGACATCATCCACGCAAGGCTGAAAATAGCTGAAGCGTTTGCAAAGGAGTTGCGGAAATGA
- a CDS encoding recombination directionality factor, with the protein MLKGLALTPPIIGRIAIGKVIEKNGKRLPEKDDEFTVTSQVQSKDGWVNHPMDETLRKGGSTKLRNIPIRLLFDDPDLNLRANYSLFDRQTGRPLCVGNGETCRRSLAAGVQTLPCPSPEACDLAKGGFCKPYGRLNVRIGEDDELGTFVFRTTGFNSIRTLSARLSYFHAVSGGQLSTLPLELRLRGKSTTQSHRAQIYYVDLTIKTGMTMAEAIASAKAESELRKASGFNQAALDEAARQGFAAGAFEESEEDGAAVVEEFFPAEFDSEFDGQSTGYSSQGHSEGGRAVSNSSAPPNGIKAGLAEKLNQKAVLMNGHGAAVSVNQLSRQAPNGRA; encoded by the coding sequence ATGCTCAAAGGTTTGGCCTTAACGCCACCCATCATTGGCCGCATTGCCATTGGCAAAGTGATCGAGAAGAACGGCAAGCGTCTGCCCGAGAAAGACGATGAATTCACCGTGACCAGCCAGGTGCAAAGCAAAGACGGCTGGGTCAATCACCCCATGGATGAAACTTTACGCAAAGGAGGCAGCACCAAGCTGCGCAATATTCCGATTCGCTTGTTGTTCGATGACCCTGACCTGAACCTGCGTGCCAATTACAGTTTGTTTGACCGTCAAACGGGTAGACCGCTGTGTGTGGGCAATGGGGAAACTTGCAGGCGGTCATTGGCTGCAGGTGTACAGACACTGCCTTGTCCATCACCTGAAGCCTGTGATCTGGCCAAAGGGGGATTCTGTAAACCCTACGGCCGCTTGAATGTGCGCATTGGTGAGGACGATGAACTGGGCACTTTTGTGTTTCGCACCACCGGGTTCAATTCAATTCGCACCTTGTCGGCACGTCTGAGTTATTTCCATGCCGTGTCTGGTGGGCAACTCTCCACACTGCCGCTGGAACTGCGTCTGCGGGGCAAGTCCACGACCCAGTCACACCGGGCACAGATTTACTACGTGGATTTGACCATCAAGACCGGCATGACGATGGCTGAGGCGATTGCCAGTGCCAAAGCGGAGAGTGAGTTGCGCAAGGCGTCTGGTTTTAACCAAGCTGCTTTAGACGAAGCCGCACGACAGGGTTTTGCAGCTGGGGCGTTTGAAGAGTCTGAGGAAGATGGTGCTGCTGTGGTGGAGGAGTTTTTCCCGGCTGAATTTGACAGTGAGTTTGACGGTCAGTCAACTGGCTATTCCTCACAGGGTCATTCGGAGGGAGGCCGTGCGGTAAGCAATAGCAGTGCACCACCCAACGGCATCAAGGCTGGCCTGGCTGAAAAGCTGAACCAGAAAGCAGTGCTGATGAATGGCCATGGGGCGGCAGTGTCAGTCAACCAGTTGTCTCGTCAGGCACCAAATGGGCGGGCGTGA
- a CDS encoding type II toxin-antitoxin system VapC family toxin — MLDTHLLIWAANEPEKLSSKAVALMTNPEHELLFSAASMWEIATKNGLGRADFKVNARLLRRGLLDNDYSELPITSSHAVFVEGLPLIHKDPFDRILIAQATVEGITLLTADTTVAKYPGAIKFV, encoded by the coding sequence TTGCTTGACACCCATCTTTTAATCTGGGCGGCGAATGAACCAGAAAAGCTTTCAAGCAAAGCTGTTGCCCTGATGACCAACCCTGAACACGAGCTGCTTTTCAGTGCAGCCAGCATGTGGGAAATCGCCACCAAAAATGGCTTGGGTCGCGCAGATTTCAAAGTCAATGCGCGTTTGCTCAGGCGTGGTTTATTGGACAACGATTATTCAGAGTTGCCCATCACCAGCTCACATGCTGTCTTTGTAGAAGGCTTGCCCTTGATCCACAAAGACCCGTTTGACCGAATCCTGATTGCGCAAGCTACCGTCGAAGGCATCACCCTGCTCACGGCCGATACCACCGTGGCCAAGTATCCTGGGGCGATTAAGTTTGTCTGA
- a CDS encoding helix-turn-helix domain-containing protein gives MKIRLIDGIEVQRGSDNVFADLGLPDADKLKIKTGLVIEIRKAMSNGGLTQQEAAKRMGITQPKVSDMMRGDFTNLSERKLMDCLTRLGYDIEIKVRPAKAEVGHLMLAAA, from the coding sequence ATGAAAATCCGACTGATTGATGGCATTGAAGTGCAACGGGGTTCTGATAACGTGTTTGCCGACCTTGGTCTGCCTGATGCTGACAAGCTCAAGATCAAAACAGGTTTGGTCATAGAGATCAGGAAAGCCATGAGCAACGGGGGCTTGACACAACAAGAAGCAGCCAAACGCATGGGCATCACGCAACCCAAAGTCTCTGACATGATGCGCGGCGACTTTACAAACCTGTCTGAGCGCAAATTAATGGATTGCCTTACCCGACTTGGCTACGACATTGAGATCAAAGTCCGACCTGCCAAGGCAGAAGTTGGACATCTGATGCTGGCTGCGGCTTGA
- a CDS encoding TonB family protein, translating to MNWRSFSTLQWALGASIAVHAALLTVRFVDPETFNRVFQDTPLEVVLVNSQTNEPPDKAQAIAQANLAGGGDAERGRATSPLPPALIDLNGQDSEQDQERQLRDLQERQSMMLAQVKNMLASMPPPEPRQTTPTPEKIEREQKRRQLIKLLAEIERRINQENAKPKKRYISPATREAVYAVYYDKLRRAIEDRGTENFPSQGGQKLYGELTMIVNINHDGQVLSTEIVQSSGNPALDRRARAIARSAGPYGKFSKAMRQQADQIAVVSRFKFTRDDTLETKISNN from the coding sequence GTGAACTGGCGCTCTTTCAGCACCCTTCAATGGGCTCTGGGCGCATCCATTGCGGTGCATGCAGCCCTGTTGACGGTACGTTTTGTCGACCCCGAGACCTTCAACCGGGTGTTTCAGGACACCCCGCTGGAGGTGGTGTTGGTCAACTCCCAAACCAACGAGCCCCCCGACAAGGCCCAGGCCATCGCCCAAGCCAATCTGGCGGGTGGTGGCGATGCCGAGCGGGGTCGCGCTACCAGCCCTCTGCCACCCGCACTGATCGACTTGAATGGCCAGGACAGCGAGCAGGATCAGGAACGTCAGCTGCGCGACTTGCAAGAGCGACAAAGCATGATGCTGGCACAAGTCAAAAATATGCTCGCCAGCATGCCCCCGCCCGAACCACGCCAAACCACCCCGACCCCCGAGAAGATAGAGCGCGAACAAAAACGCCGCCAGCTGATCAAGCTGCTGGCCGAGATTGAGCGACGCATCAACCAGGAAAATGCCAAGCCGAAGAAACGCTACATCAGCCCGGCTACCCGTGAAGCCGTCTATGCGGTGTATTACGACAAACTGCGCCGTGCCATTGAAGACCGTGGCACCGAGAACTTTCCGAGCCAGGGTGGCCAAAAGCTCTATGGTGAACTGACCATGATCGTCAACATCAACCACGACGGCCAAGTGCTTTCTACTGAAATTGTGCAAAGCTCAGGCAACCCGGCCCTGGACCGTCGCGCCCGCGCCATCGCCCGCAGCGCCGGTCCCTATGGCAAATTCAGCAAAGCCATGCGCCAGCAGGCCGACCAGATTGCCGTGGTGTCACGCTTCAAATTCACCCGCGACGATACGCTTGAAACCAAAATCAGCAACAACTAA
- a CDS encoding YagK/YfjJ domain-containing protein, whose product MNSNQTFTDFYNYPYQTSTYDDRMADAQRYSAKRNLNGLTNLINRLFDYHSRMLVVRIDLCYQPGYSEFLQIEDVQRHLKQLIGDRRCNPVIFHGLVGYAWGLEYGAYGGGYHFHFLALFDGSVRREDIGIGMSIANLWTNITGGLGRCYISNCDKDKLSVQGCLGIGMIHRDDIQLRKNLIERVAAYITKRCSEFEIDTANTASGDFRTFGKSQMPPPLDPNVSRRGRPPVSRGYGL is encoded by the coding sequence ATGAACAGCAATCAAACCTTCACTGACTTTTACAACTACCCCTACCAAACCTCCACATACGATGATCGAATGGCGGATGCTCAGCGGTACAGTGCCAAGCGTAATCTCAATGGGTTAACGAACCTTATTAATCGTTTGTTTGACTACCACTCACGGATGTTGGTAGTGCGTATCGACTTGTGTTATCAGCCAGGGTATAGTGAATTTCTGCAGATTGAGGATGTGCAAAGGCATCTCAAACAGTTGATTGGTGACCGGCGTTGCAATCCAGTTATTTTTCATGGCCTGGTGGGTTATGCCTGGGGACTGGAGTACGGTGCTTATGGTGGTGGTTATCACTTCCACTTTCTGGCCCTTTTTGATGGGTCTGTGCGCCGTGAAGACATTGGCATAGGCATGTCCATTGCCAATTTGTGGACCAACATCACCGGAGGCCTTGGGCGTTGTTACATCAGCAATTGCGACAAAGACAAGTTGTCAGTTCAGGGCTGTCTAGGCATTGGCATGATTCATCGAGATGATATTCAACTTCGCAAAAATCTAATTGAGAGGGTGGCCGCCTATATCACTAAGCGTTGCAGCGAATTTGAAATTGACACTGCAAATACTGCATCAGGAGATTTCCGCACCTTCGGCAAAAGCCAGATGCCCCCACCCCTCGATCCCAATGTGTCTAGGCGAGGTAGGCCACCTGTTTCTCGTGGGTATGGGCTATAG
- the aroE gene encoding shikimate dehydrogenase encodes MTLDHYCVMGNPIAHSRSPWIHTRFAELTGEPVVYDKREIPLDHFDRSIQAFMAEGGRGCNITVPFKFQAAALATQTSERAQLAQACNVLTFEDGRILADNTDGIGLVNDIERNAGLPLKGLRVLLLGAGGAAAGVLGPLINARPAHISVANRTLHKATHLIQRHQVLATLQNTELVTLDLQGIEADYDVIINGTASSLSGAGVPVGEHVLKPGALAYDMMYGPGAQSFMDWARQHGAVPRDGLGMLVEQAAEAFLIWRDVRPPSGQVLAELRQVLG; translated from the coding sequence ATGACTCTTGATCACTACTGCGTGATGGGGAACCCCATTGCCCACAGCCGTTCACCCTGGATTCACACCCGTTTTGCCGAACTGACTGGTGAGCCGGTGGTGTATGACAAACGCGAAATCCCGCTGGATCACTTCGACCGCAGCATACAAGCCTTCATGGCCGAGGGTGGCCGCGGCTGCAACATCACCGTGCCCTTCAAATTTCAAGCGGCAGCACTGGCCACCCAAACCAGTGAACGCGCCCAACTGGCCCAGGCCTGCAACGTGTTGACCTTTGAGGACGGACGTATCCTGGCCGACAACACCGATGGCATCGGGCTGGTGAATGACATCGAGCGCAATGCGGGCTTGCCGCTGAAAGGTCTGCGCGTGCTGCTGCTGGGTGCCGGTGGTGCTGCGGCTGGCGTGCTCGGGCCGCTGATCAACGCACGGCCCGCTCACATCAGCGTGGCCAACCGCACACTGCACAAGGCGACCCACCTGATCCAACGCCACCAGGTCCTTGCAACGCTACAAAATACAGAGCTTGTTACGCTTGATTTACAAGGAATAGAGGCAGATTATGATGTGATCATTAACGGTACGGCCAGCAGCCTGAGTGGTGCGGGCGTACCGGTGGGCGAACACGTTTTGAAACCCGGCGCACTGGCTTACGACATGATGTACGGCCCCGGTGCCCAGAGCTTTATGGACTGGGCCAGACAACACGGTGCGGTGCCGCGCGATGGTCTGGGCATGCTGGTGGAGCAGGCGGCTGAGGCGTTTTTAATCTGGCGCGACGTGCGGCCACCCTCGGGGCAGGTACTGGCTGAATTGCGCCAAGTATTGGGTTGA
- a CDS encoding tyrosine-type recombinase/integrase, which translates to MAIITVRELQALTVADNGKRISMGESMYGVVRVAADNVVSVYVVWRYKVSGKLRQIPVGTWKDKGGVSLKALRDRRDILAAEVKAHTDPIERRASAKLKRDADKQAAALKLEAEIEAAKLKAQADAAEAIQIQQSRLALQATEKARMTVRQLFDRWHHLDLRNRVKRGSDVLRSFEADVFPVIGDLAAEDVRKTHIQGILDAIRARATEDRPRVSTQKKTLSDMRQMFGWALERDYLLADPTAVIRKAKLGVSTERERVLTEAEVIELFQKLPVSGLTETSKVALMIQLSTASRIGETLLAHWAHVDFERRTWTIPAVIAKNGKLHTISLSDFALGQFQILHSMTGVTPWLFPNTELNASVCRKSTTKQVGDRQRYDKPILKNRSQDAHALELAGGRWVPHDLRRTAATMMVQLGVLPDVVEKCLNHTEPNKLKRIYQRASYEGAMREAWGLLGERLNLLHRRATGEAPNVLSE; encoded by the coding sequence ATGGCAATCATCACAGTTCGGGAGTTACAAGCACTCACAGTCGCCGATAACGGTAAACGTATCAGCATGGGAGAGTCCATGTACGGTGTTGTTCGTGTGGCAGCCGATAACGTCGTCAGTGTCTATGTGGTGTGGCGATACAAAGTGAGTGGCAAGTTGCGTCAAATTCCCGTTGGCACCTGGAAAGATAAGGGTGGTGTCAGTCTCAAGGCACTACGCGACAGGCGCGACATTCTCGCCGCCGAAGTCAAGGCCCATACTGACCCTATCGAGCGCCGGGCGAGCGCCAAGCTAAAACGTGATGCCGACAAGCAAGCAGCTGCCCTCAAGCTAGAAGCTGAAATCGAAGCCGCCAAGCTCAAAGCTCAGGCAGACGCTGCCGAAGCCATCCAGATTCAGCAGTCACGCCTGGCTTTGCAAGCGACGGAGAAAGCTCGCATGACCGTGCGCCAACTGTTTGACCGATGGCATCACTTGGACTTGCGTAACCGTGTCAAGAGAGGTTCCGACGTGTTGCGTTCCTTTGAGGCCGACGTGTTTCCTGTCATTGGCGACCTGGCCGCCGAAGATGTCCGTAAGACACATATCCAAGGAATATTGGATGCTATCCGTGCCCGAGCAACAGAGGATCGCCCCCGTGTCAGCACGCAGAAAAAGACACTCTCGGACATGCGCCAAATGTTTGGATGGGCGCTGGAGCGGGATTACCTGTTAGCTGACCCGACCGCTGTCATTCGCAAAGCCAAGCTCGGTGTCAGCACCGAACGCGAGCGGGTGCTGACAGAGGCGGAAGTGATAGAGCTCTTTCAAAAACTGCCGGTGTCTGGTTTGACCGAAACCTCCAAAGTGGCTCTGATGATCCAGCTCAGTACGGCATCGCGTATCGGCGAAACGCTACTGGCCCACTGGGCTCATGTTGATTTTGAGCGGCGCACTTGGACGATACCCGCAGTTATAGCCAAGAACGGCAAGCTACACACCATCTCTCTAAGCGATTTCGCGCTGGGTCAGTTTCAAATCCTGCACTCAATGACTGGTGTCACTCCGTGGCTGTTTCCCAATACTGAACTGAATGCATCTGTGTGCCGCAAAAGTACTACCAAGCAGGTGGGTGATCGCCAGCGTTATGACAAGCCTATTTTGAAGAACCGTTCGCAAGATGCACACGCGTTGGAGTTGGCTGGAGGGCGTTGGGTACCCCATGACCTGCGCCGTACTGCGGCGACCATGATGGTTCAGTTAGGTGTGTTGCCAGATGTGGTCGAAAAATGTTTGAACCACACCGAGCCCAACAAGCTCAAACGCATCTATCAACGTGCCAGCTACGAAGGCGCTATGCGAGAGGCGTGGGGGTTACTGGGGGAACGGCTGAACCTGCTACATCGTCGCGCCACAGGTGAAGCCCCCAACGTGTTGTCAGAGTAG
- a CDS encoding YqaJ viral recombinase family protein, with protein sequence MPTPRANKPIGSKPALKLVKTSHLDRDEWLTIRKRGIGSSDAAAAVGLNPYKSQLELWMEKTGRDGNLPKTDPNDETSPMYWGTLLESIVAAHYTKRSGHKVRRINAVLQHPQETWMLANIDREVTGTADVQILECKTAGLQGSFLWREGVPEYVQLQVMHQLAVTGKQCADVVVLICGQDLQIHRIQRDEAMIAKLIELERAFWHYVETDTEPPADGSESADVALRCLYPKDSGFTLDLSDDLEMSAVFSDLLAVREVLSTQVTLEAQLKQRIQQRMGDTTKVVFQTGNITWKRSKDGAGLDTTKLLQEQPDLLKNYSLVKPGSRRFLVNT encoded by the coding sequence ATGCCAACACCTCGGGCTAACAAGCCCATCGGTTCTAAGCCAGCACTCAAGCTGGTCAAGACCAGCCATCTTGACCGTGACGAATGGCTCACCATCAGAAAACGTGGCATCGGCAGCTCGGATGCCGCCGCCGCTGTGGGGCTCAATCCCTACAAATCGCAACTCGAACTCTGGATGGAGAAGACCGGCCGGGATGGCAACCTGCCCAAAACCGATCCCAATGACGAAACCAGTCCGATGTATTGGGGCACTTTGCTGGAAAGCATTGTGGCTGCCCATTACACCAAACGCTCGGGTCACAAAGTCCGACGCATCAATGCCGTGCTGCAGCATCCCCAAGAAACCTGGATGCTGGCCAATATCGACCGGGAAGTGACTGGTACAGCCGATGTGCAGATTCTGGAATGCAAAACTGCTGGCTTGCAAGGCTCGTTTCTCTGGCGCGAGGGTGTGCCGGAATACGTTCAATTGCAAGTCATGCATCAGTTAGCCGTCACCGGCAAGCAGTGTGCTGATGTGGTGGTGCTGATTTGTGGCCAAGACCTCCAGATTCACCGTATCCAACGCGATGAAGCCATGATCGCCAAGTTGATTGAATTGGAACGGGCCTTCTGGCACTACGTTGAAACCGACACGGAACCGCCAGCGGATGGCTCTGAATCGGCGGATGTGGCTTTGCGTTGTCTGTATCCCAAAGACAGCGGCTTCACCCTTGATCTGTCCGATGACTTGGAAATGTCAGCCGTGTTCTCTGACCTGTTGGCTGTGCGAGAAGTGTTGAGCACCCAGGTGACGCTGGAGGCTCAATTGAAACAGCGCATCCAGCAACGCATGGGAGATACCACCAAAGTGGTGTTTCAAACCGGGAACATCACCTGGAAACGCAGCAAGGATGGCGCTGGGTTGGACACCACCAAATTGCTGCAAGAGCAACCTGATTTGTTGAAGAACTACAGCTTGGTCAAACCGGGCTCAAGGCGGTTTCTGGTCAATACCTGA